The window TGACCATTTGTTCCAGAACACATATCGAGTCAAATCTGCTTCCTTTACTGCTGTTTTGAGAATCTCCCCTCCCAGGAGAGGACTGGTATTCCACCGAGAGATGGGAAAACAAACTCTGTGTCTGCCTCAGTTACTGTGGTTTGGAATGCTGTTTTCTTACTGCCTTCACTATCAGAATCTTTACAGTGCTCCATGAACAAACGTGTGAGGAATCGTAGCCACAGTTCTCACCATCGATAGATTTACACCAGTATGAGAACACCTGAAACACAACGGAATGGCAGAGCGGGAGAAAATCCTGCCAGGCCTCTGTACAGCAGGAGGCCCTGGGAAACTGGTGTGTGGAAAAGAGTTTTCTGCCGGAGGACAGAGGATACCCCAAGAAACCTGCTGAAAAAACACCAGGTCCTCTTCTAATGGCTGTTTTTCAGAACAGATGCACCACTGTCAACACCTTCCACATCCCATAGACTGAAAATACATCGGGATAACCTGAGATGGAGGCTGGGTGTAAGAGACCACATTCAGCCCAGGCTCACTCAGGTACAGTTCCCTGTACTGTCACATTCACCAGTctgattgaaaaacaaacaaacaaacacaacaaaaccaccaCAGTTTATATTCCACAGTGTTAGCTACAGCAGGAGGTAAAGGTATGTTCCATTCGATTTGAAACCCGTCTCAGTTTGTCTTCAAAAATGGCTTTGACCCATTACAAACCAAAGCTTTTCTACACAAGAATTGCATTCCAAAGAAAATCCACTTACAGACATAGCTGGAATTACTGCAGTAGCCCAGGACCACTGCTGCATCCTTCTTGGCCAAACCTCTCACGTGAGAGGCCCAAGGGAAGTTTTAGGttaaggaagaaattaaaaataaaaaaaaagacaccagaGCCTCACTAGCATAGATTCATGTCTGAAAGTAAGCAGCAATATTAGTTACAAATAATCTACTTTCATAAATACATCTATGGAGATTAAAAATAGCTTCCAGAGGATCTGGAAGGCAAAAAACATCTTAAGAAGTTACTAAGGGCAGCACTTCAGCAAGCAGAAGACTTTTTCTAAACAAGGAAGACCAAGGCTTAGCAATAGCTAATTACTTGGGAATCCAATGCAGAGAAAGCACCTTTTGCAGCTTGTATCTGaggatttattaaaaatatatttttaatataaaagtataaaataattGCTACTTTGACttggaaaaaacagcagtggTTCTGATcttcaagcaaaaaaatatcCAGTGATAATTTCCATTTAgttccttctttttaaaaaaagattcctAAATGGAAAACAGGCAGTTCTATCTCTCCAGATAATACATGCCAGCTTCTGAGAACTTGAAAACagttattgcttttattttcttccaaagaagaGCATAGCAGTCTCATTCCTTCTCCTGTGGCCATACCACATGGCAGCAGAAAGAGTCACGGGTGTTCAGTGAGTTACACAGCATGCAACTGCCATGGAAAGGTGCTGGAGAAGTCACTGATGTAAGAATTACTTGGCAGCAAAACACACTGGAGAAAGTGGTGGGAGAGCTTTCCCTTCTACCATCTGTCAGACTGAGAGAACTGAGAGTGCTAGCACTGAAACCGAGTGCTAATTGCTGCATATCCCAAGTAATTTGTATCACGCCATGCAACACGGACTGGACAAACAGTATCTTCTAGTAAATGCCAACGttaaacaaagaggaaaaagcttcTCTGTCCATCCCTATCACCCAAATGTACAGCATTACTCTCCTTGCATTTGTGTAGCCACCATTCAGTGGCAGGCAGAAACAAATGAGAGTGCTCAGAAAAGGGATGTGGCACATGCACATCCGGTCATCCATTCCTTCTGCTCTCAGCTAGCCATGTTAAGGGGAGAACTGTTgtgggctgtttttttttccccaaacatttATAAActtctatgaaaagaaaatcaacagtTTGAACATTCATGCATGGGGGAGTCAACATAAGGCAGGAGCAGAACggtggatttattttctttaagtacAGGTTTATGCAAAATGGGTAACAGCTGGGGAGATGGCATCACCTCTGTGATCCAGCTGATCCTGGAGCCGTGCAAATTCAGCAAGTTCATTCAATTCTTGAAACTGCCTGTCTGTTTTATGGCTCACCAGAGACCTGTAGAAGTGGACTGCAAAGACAATGAAAATCAGTCCAAAGGGAACCATGATAGACGTCGATGCAATGGCTGCTGCCTGTCCTGACGTGATGCTGGAattgctgctctgagctgggtCAAGGGGGTTCTTCTTCAGGGGAAGAAACTTCACCCAACACAGCAACACCACCTCTGCAAGAAAGAGCAAAGTCCCAATGACAGTAGAAAATGCCCAGGCAAGCTCAATGTGCCGATGCATACGCTCATGAGGAGATTCCTTTACAGAGTTGAGATTATGCACGTTGCTAACTGCCTCTATATTTGGAAGAATGCAGGTACTTATCATGAGTGCAAAAAGGTGAACTGCAACAAGGACTGTAGTACAGGCACTGAAGGCTATCAGGAGACCTCGTGGGTAGTCATGCTCTGCATCAAGCTGAACTTCTACCATGGCCACctgaaaggaaagggaaaaaaaggagatataATTACCTCTGTTACATACTGCTTGACTACCaattctgattttaaatgattttaattgCAGGATCATTAGGCATGTCATTCTAATTCTGTTTATGCCgagataataaaaatacttatttgatGCTCCAATGGCTCTGGAACTTCACCTGATCCAAACAAAGTGACAGGCTGCACCACACTTCAGTCTTTGGTGGCAGCCATCACACAAAGCCACCCCTTCACATTTACTGCTCAGCTTAAAGCCAACCATCAGCGTGCACAAAAGCCTcgagcagcacagccactgaGCTACCTCCAGCTCATCCCACAGAACAGCTGGATTTTAAGAGTCCAACCATGCTGATCACAAGGTGGAAGAGTTCTTCTTTCCCACACTACTAAAGTGGCAGGCTCTACTATAGACTCTAAATATTGCTGAGTGTTATGAAATGCTTTGTGTCGCACACGTACGTAGAACGAATGCCGTGCGAAGTCATTTGAAGTTGGTATCAGTAACACGGCTGCCTGTGAAGGCTGCAGACTGCCTTCAAACCCTGCTACTCCTTTCATCTTCTGTGCCTGTGTTCTGAAGAGCCACAGCCCTTCATTAGAGGATCACCTTTCCACAGGGCTCTCAGTTACATTCTTTCACTCAAAATAAGCCTTAAAGCaaacttccaaaaaaaaaaaaaaaaaaggttcaaaACACCAAAGGCTCCACCATGTGCATGGTGCCAAATAAATGTTAGAAGGAAGTGGTGTGGGGaaggctgaaagaaagaaaaataatgttctcCTAGGCAAGAAAAGTGAACAAAACCAATGAGGGGAAGATTCCAGAAGGAATTATTCAATTCAGCATGCTAAGATCTCAGATCCAGAAAACACAGTAGTTACTCCTGTTTGGAATAATAACAGGGTGTTTACAGCAGAAATCCTCCTGTTCAAGGAATGAAGCAGTATGAGAGGCCCTGGCCAGCACCAACCTCTGGAAGCTGCAGCTGTAGCCACGTCGCTGGGAAAGCATCTCTCCTGTGTCTCATCAGCACAGGTTTGGCCCATTGCTGCACCACACAGATGGCTTAAATGGTGCCCAGACTACGGCACGCATCTCAGACACCTTAATTTGCATCAAAAACTCACACGGAAAAACGTTCATAGACAGCTGCACAAACAGTGAGCGTTCAAATATCACTGCTTTGCTGGAGCAACTAAAACTGCACCAAGTGTGGGGTCCCAGCTCCATACACACAGAGCCAGCACATCCTATGGCACCCCAACTCCTAACTGCCTTCCCCAAACGTTAAGCCAACCAAGGCTCTTACACACGTTTCAACAGGCACTCCAGGCCATTTGCcaatattttaattcctttattGAAAGCTCTTGTCATCATAAGCCCAACCAACCAGCCAAGCTAGTGAGCAGCATCCAAGTGCTAAAGAAACTCCACAAGAAATTACAGTAATACATACACAATTCCTGCGTGAAGGTTTTAAAATAACCACTTCTCAGCTGTGAAAAACTTCACAGTTTGGAGGATAAACATATGGCCGTCAGGTCTCCCTTCAGCAGGGATTGCTCTCTAAGTCCCCATGCACTCGTGGGATGCTGGGCttcctgtgctgtgtttttcacagaacaacTGCAAGCCTTCACCACTGAGGAGTCATTTTTTTACTTAtcaacattttttccatgtatgtTTTCTGGTGCGTAGCTTGAATGCAAAAGCTGGGCTGCTGGATCTATTGCAGACTCAATAATTCTCCACTCTTGCAGGACATTTAAATCCTCCATCCCAGTTCTTACTGTGATAACAACCAAATGAGACACCAAGGAACACcataagataaatatttttttctcataagaACTGATTATTTCTTAAGTATTTCATTCGCCAAATGTTGATAACATTAATGACGATATCAAGCAGCTGATTCTAAAGTTCAGACAGGCTCATAGTTGCAACATATTGGCTGTTCTGGAGCTCTTCCCATTTCAATGGAGTCAGAAGGAAAGCTCTTTCCCTAGGCTGAGCTAAAGGAAATCTCAAACAATTACATGTAATCTACAAGTACCTAGTTACAATTTGCCTTTACTTAAATGCAACCAAAAGAGCATCTTACACGAGAACAGCATAATTCAAGCAGCATTCACATACTGAGATAGCTCTGTGCAGAGAGAATCATAGGGACTTCTGATCTCCAAGAAGCAGAGATCCTGGCCAGGCATCTCCTGAGGAAAAAGGCTGCATTTTATCACTGCTGGACACCCCCCATGAGTCCCTACCATCACAACACCACAACAGGACAGGTGAAACCTGAGCTTGAGGGACACAAACAAGGCTTTGGCGTCTGTGGCTGACAGGCGTTaaggcagagcagctctgcatgggGCGCCTGCTGCGCTGGCCGGCCCCATATGGCTTCTGTGAGTGCTTTCTGAAACGCACTGAGACCAACTCGAAAGCAGGAAGGGTGTAACTTCCTCCAGCTCAAACCATACCGTGCAACTAGCTGCTATGACTGCAAGCATACCATCTCTGTAAGAAGAATTACAGGCGGCACCAACACCATCTCAAGGCAGCGCAGTAAGCTGGCAGCCAGGCAGGCACCACTGCACACTGCCCAGTATTCCCAGTTTGAGAATGGGCAAACAAGGCAGAAGCCATCTGCCCACTtgaaaaacagctggaaaaatctTTCTCCTGACGCTAAGGAGATGACAGCTTCATAGATTCAGCCCTCCAAGGGACCAGTGCGAAAGCTCCAGACTTTGAACATTCAGGGTATATTGAGACATGATCAGTGCTGCCCACCAACACTGACAGCTCTTTGCAGACTACAGGCTCTCCAGAAAGGGGGGTGGatgtttttcttaaactttCCTTGGTGAGAAAATGTGCCTAAGAAACAAAGACATAAGAGTTGTTCATGTGTTCAtagacaggaaaggaaaaaaattatgctgAAGCAGTTAGTTGTGCAGAGACACCCTTAAGCAAAAGGGAAACACACTCTATTGCAGCTGTGACATAGTGTTAGAAACACCCTGAAAGGAACAGGGAAAGCAAGAAAGCACTTCTGTTCTGCATTCATTCAGCATCAATGGATACTTCAGAAATCCCTTCAGATAGAGGCTGTAGGATGCAGAATGCCCAAAGGATTTCAAAGCCTACTAAAGTTGATAGAAAGCCTCCACAGGGGGCACAGCAAAGCCGCCTTGTGCTTGAGCCTGGCAGAGCAACTCCCGCTTGACCTGTAAGTGAGAAATCAGTTCATGTTTTCTGTCTCCTCAAACTACCAAGGAAGTTGATTTGGGAACCTTTctctggaaaacagcagaaaaactgcCAACACTTCTCAGTTGCAAGCTTCCATTCTAAAGAAAGTAAACAGCACAGGCCAGGCACCTAAAACAGAAAGCTCCATTTTTCATTGAGGTCCTGCATCTGCTTTCCAACagtgaagcagagcacaagAAGTTCCTGCCTCCTTTGCTCCTGCTGCAACTTCGaaataaagttgaaaaaaaaataaagatgaaaaataaagatgagaacTGCTCTTGTAAGGTCATGCTTGCAATTCCAGGACCAAGGTGAGCATGTTTGCTAAGATCTAATCCCACACAGTGCAAAGTCTGACATATAGATGCTGATGTTCCACACAGGACTTTTTCCTCTGTGACTTCTAGTATTTTTTTATGCTGACTCAAACATGCAACCCTCAGGGCACTGATGTCTCCATGGTATCCAAAACAACCTGCTTCAGCATCTTTGCCTTCACCACTTTTAAAGTCTCTTTGAACACTTGCCACCTGATTTGTATTGCACAGCTGACAGGGACACTGCATGCATCTTGCCTTGCTGCATAACCAGAGCGTAATGTAGGCTGGGAGACACCTCAAGAGGTCATCTGCTCTAATCCCCAGCTCCGAGAAGAGCTAACTTTAACTTCAGGTCATCCTACAGATATGATCGACAGATTTACTGCAGCCCTTGACAAAGCTGTAAGTCTGAAACACAGCTTCCTAACAAAACTCAAAGACTCATGATTTCAGGATACAAGACTGGAGTTTGCATAAGGCCACAGAAGGGCAGCGCTCACACTTTCAAGAGATGACTGAGTTTGGGCACGTGTCATGTTCAAGCCTTCAACAGTTCTGGATTTCACAGCTATGGGAGCCTGAACAATACCAGTCTGCAAGAAATCAGCCTACCCTCTTGAAGAAGCTGCTGAAATTTCAGCTCGATTTACAATTCAGTGTCCTGAAACAAGTTCATTTCACTTGCTTACGTGCAATATTTCCATGTCTCATTACactctgaaaaggaaaatgctgagcACTCCTGAAGTTTCTATCCATAGAAGAGCACTGACACAGTGACTGACAAACACCAGTAACAAGGAATGAGCTGTGCTATGCTGGTAAAGCAATTTTCATCAGCAACAACACCATTTTCTACAGAGAACTGGTCGCTGCAAATGAAACTCGTATGGCCACATAAACGCAGGGTAAGTTATTGCTCTGGCTTGCCAGTTGCTCATTTTAGCACAGGGGAGACAGAAATTACAGACTTGCTTCAAATTCCAGCACTATTTCCCAGTTTTATAAGCTGTAAGACAAGTTTCAGTTCCTGTTTAACAATTGGATTCCCTCAAATTAGAAGTATTCCAGGAAACTAAGACATGAGAGACAATgatcagaaggaaaacaaaagggagaagTGAGCTGAGAGCACCGTGCAGCAGGTCACATTGACACTCGAGACTCTACACTGGAAAGAAGATAACTGCTTTGTTGTTATGGGCAAtagcaacagcagcaaacagtTACTGAGAGCTCTCCCCCTTAATCACAGGCTTAATCAAGGCTACATCCTTGCAaggctgccctcagctcctcatCCCTGTCCTTGGCTGCCACTCCTAGGTAAGAAAccaatgaagagaaaaagacaatttttatACAGAGCAATACGTGAAGAATGTTTTATAAGAAAGCTTTGTGGTTGGATATCATACGGGCCCATCCACACAAGGAGAGGTAAATGTGACCTGGAGAAATGCAACAAAACTACAACACCTTCACCTTGCCAGAGCAGAGGCTGCGATCACAAGGTTGTTTCAGTAACAGATCAcacagtgctcctgcagctgccctcagctcctGAGCTGCCTCCTTTTGCCTGACAGTGCTGCACACTCCCAGAGACAGAGACACAAAGGCAGGCTCTGCAGTTCTTGCACCATTCATTACAAGTTATAAACAACTCATACAAAGACAGTGTATGAGCCAGAAACAGTCGCAGGAAATTTAAAAAGGCAAGCCAAAATGatattactgctttttctttttctttttttttttttaaacacaaaaggAAGCATCACTTACGCACTAGCCTAGAATTGCGACTCTGCGGCTTGTTATATGTTTAGAAtggaaaatgttaatatttgCTAAAGTCACCACTGGAACAGAAATGCATGATTTAGCTTGgtaaataaacatgaaaatccAATACCCACACAATCAGAGTGAACGCACCTTGAGAAGGCAGCATCTTGACACGGCACTACTTACAATAAATCTAGTTTTTAGGGTCACATTAGACAGCACAACAGGAACAAACAACAGCTTCACATCACCTTCACACTTTCCAAACGATAGCAGccacaggcagctgctgctagAGATCAGAGAGAGCCCAAAGCGCTCCTTGCTGCCTGCCTTGCTCATCTGTAACCTCCAGACAGGGATGCTCAAAGGAgcaacaaaatgctgctttcacagcagtAAGCAAAGAGGAGAAACCTTTTGTACAGAGCAGATCCTTCCAGCTGCAGTAAAAACCTCCAACTGCAATAGTGATATAAAAGATATGTGGTGGCAGGAGCTGTGAAACCAGGCTGTAAGGCTTTACTGGAGACTACAAAATGCAGCTGTTGCACATCATTCTTCCAGAAATGTGGTAAACTACAGCTAACACGACTTCTAACGAGGGATGACTGAAGCATGCAGGATGGCAGAGTACCTCCTGTACCtgcccagcactggcagcagcagggctggatcCTACTTTTCAACATTTCCATAGTAATAGCTGATATTGAAGTAACGTGTCAGTGCAGCCCAACTGCTAGAAAAGATGACAGAAGCTGCCTTCTGTATCAGCTCTTCCAAAGGCAACTGCATGAGGTTCTTTGGCAATATCCAGTATTTTAAGCCTGTATGTTACTACTTGCAACAGTCTGCCTAGTTTGAATCATTAGAGGTGTTTACAAGTGCACTCTCTGCTAAGTGACATCCTCCAAATTCTAAATATAACTAAGACAACCACCAAGGCTGTGTAATTTAGACACCTAATTTAGGCTTGAGTTTTTTCGTAGAGCTGTTAATTGGCAGCAGGTGGGGGGGGATCTGACTTCTCCACTCCAATAGTTGTTGGGATTTAACAGCTTCCCTGTGATTTTTGGGTACCCTCTGCAAAGTACTTCTAGTGGAGATGGTCAGCAGAG of the Lagopus muta isolate bLagMut1 chromosome 17, bLagMut1 primary, whole genome shotgun sequence genome contains:
- the ORAI1 gene encoding calcium release-activated calcium channel protein 1: MSLNEHSMQALSWRKLYLSRAKLKASSRTSALLSGFAMVAMVEVQLDAEHDYPRGLLIAFSACTTVLVAVHLFALMISTCILPNIEAVSNVHNLNSVKESPHERMHRHIELAWAFSTVIGTLLFLAEVVLLCWVKFLPLKKNPLDPAQSSNSSITSGQAAAIASTSIMVPFGLIFIVFAVHFYRSLVSHKTDRQFQELNELAEFARLQDQLDHRGDAISPAVTHFA